Proteins encoded within one genomic window of Sporichthya brevicatena:
- a CDS encoding nucleotidyl transferase AbiEii/AbiGii toxin family protein gives MREIALIEAEDGLAFDVAGATAESIRDEDEYTGVRISIVVRLATAILPLHIDVNVGDPAWPAPAVIEVPRLLGGSIAITGYPVAMVHAEKIVTAIQRGIANTRWRDFADIHTLSNRHPVEGSDLQTALQTVAGARAAQLIPLADRLRGYPERAQGRWAAWRPGGESTASTRPSRSLSAMSSPRSPLLPTPPCAAR, from the coding sequence GTGCGCGAGATCGCCTTGATCGAGGCCGAGGACGGACTCGCCTTCGACGTCGCCGGCGCCACGGCCGAGAGCATCCGGGACGAGGACGAGTACACGGGCGTCAGGATCTCGATCGTCGTCCGGTTGGCCACAGCCATCCTGCCGCTGCACATCGACGTCAACGTCGGCGATCCGGCGTGGCCCGCGCCAGCCGTGATCGAGGTACCCCGATTGCTCGGCGGCAGCATCGCGATCACCGGATACCCCGTCGCCATGGTGCACGCCGAGAAGATCGTCACCGCCATCCAGCGCGGCATTGCCAACACCCGCTGGCGCGATTTCGCCGACATCCACACCCTCAGCAATCGCCACCCGGTCGAGGGATCCGATCTGCAGACCGCGCTCCAGACCGTCGCCGGCGCACGGGCGGCACAGCTCATCCCTCTCGCCGACCGACTCCGCGGCTACCCCGAACGCGCCCAGGGCCGATGGGCGGCCTGGCGGCCTGGCGGCGAAAGTACCGCCTCGACGCGGCCGTCCCGGTCTCTTTCCGCGATGTCCTCACCGAGATCGCCACTTTTGCCGACCCCGCCTTGCGCGGCCAGGTGA
- a CDS encoding type IV toxin-antitoxin system AbiEi family antitoxin domain-containing protein has protein sequence MSSLEDAADALGALPTTFTFAQATAAGMNKHTLYRLRDSGVIESLGRGIYRRGDGELADHGLIAIATAAPMATLCLSSALARHGLSDDIPAAPDIALPRGSRPPAVRANARWHSFAADAFTIGRSLTAVDSETSIGIYSPERSIIDAFRTRGCEGHELGNEALRRWLRRRGSQPGDLLSLAQHWPRTLTPLGTALEVLL, from the coding sequence GTGTCGTCACTCGAAGATGCGGCCGATGCGCTGGGCGCGCTGCCGACCACCTTCACCTTCGCGCAGGCGACCGCCGCGGGGATGAACAAGCACACCCTCTATCGCCTACGCGACAGCGGGGTGATCGAGTCGCTGGGCCGAGGGATCTACCGGCGAGGCGACGGTGAGCTCGCCGACCACGGCCTGATTGCGATCGCCACCGCGGCGCCCATGGCGACGTTGTGCCTGTCGAGCGCGCTCGCTCGCCACGGGCTCAGCGACGACATTCCCGCCGCACCGGACATCGCCCTACCCCGAGGTTCCCGGCCACCTGCCGTGCGGGCGAACGCGCGCTGGCACTCCTTCGCTGCCGATGCCTTCACCATCGGCCGATCCCTGACAGCGGTCGACTCCGAGACCTCCATCGGGATCTACTCCCCTGAGCGGAGCATCATCGACGCCTTCCGGACGCGCGGGTGTGAGGGTCACGAGCTCGGCAACGAGGCCCTACGCCGTTGGCTACGTCGCCGCGGTTCCCAGCCCGGGGATCTGCTCTCGCTCGCCCAGCACTGGCCGCGGACCCTGACCCCACTGGGGACCGCGCTGGAGGTTCTGTTGTGA